One Paramisgurnus dabryanus chromosome 8, PD_genome_1.1, whole genome shotgun sequence DNA window includes the following coding sequences:
- the LOC141282459 gene encoding uncharacterized protein, producing MYSNIEVVLLAYLLTGTLFMTVVFGDGVAGSGPFVYTRDQLLAFRSSALLLRERPEIPPELRRKMRGCRAGIRRRVRRRRYHPVLPSIVMGNVRSISNKMDELGALVRHQWEYRESSVMVFTETWLTEQIPDTDIMLRGFEMRRADRTRVCGKSKGGGLIVYVNNRWCNQNHITVKEQYCDKDIELLAVSMRPGYLPREFTHVIVSAVYVPPSADANVACEFIHNVTSRLHTQHPNAFFLISGDFNHCTLSSIMPTFKQYVTCHTRVNKILDLLFTNTMDAYTSAPLPPLGRSDHNLVHLMPVYKPLVCRQPAVTHTVRKWSEEAEETLRDCFEMTMWDVLIKDHGDDINDLTHCITDYINFCVENTVPKQNIRCFSNNKPWITPDIKVLLREKKRVFKSGNKEELKIVQRELRKKIRDGKCRYRKKMEDQLQNNDIRGVWKSLNTISGYKAITPQSEVDHQWLNDLNIFFNRFDQASAPPTVQPLPPSILPSLTPGLEPHIPGAFTSHYPTSQITTSKLSFTVTVNQVRGELKRLKMRKAAGPDGISPRLLRSCADQLCDTLQYMFNLSLRLGQVPQLWKTSCLVPVPKTSHPKDMNSYRPVALTSHLMKTFERLVLGYLRPLVNPSMDPLQFAYRAGIGVDDALIYLFHRSLSHLEKAGSSVRIMFYDFSSAFNTIRPVLLKDKLGDAGVDPHLAAWILDYLTNRPQFVRSKECQSDTVVCSTGVPQGTVLAPFLFTLYTADFTFNTSDCFLQKFSDDSAIVGLISDGDDGVYRELNQDFVVWCNQNHLVINAAKTKELVVDFRRSKSGPTVPVNIQGLDIEIVDSNRYLGFQVNNKLNCSDTVNALYKRGQKRLYLLKRPFGVQSPLLKTFYDSVVASAIFFGVVCWSSSITVSDRKRLNRLIKKASSVIGCPLELVEVVGERRGRAKLLSIQKTSSHPLHGSLTSLSSSFSGRLIHPRCVTERFRRSFLPAAVRLYNQNC from the coding sequence aTGTATAGTAATATTGAAGTGGTCTTGCTGGCCTATCTACTCACTGGAACACTTTTTATGACGGTTGTTTTCGGAGACGGGGTAGCTGGCAGCGGTCCCTTTGTTTACACTAGGGATCAGCTGTTAGCATTCCGCAGCTCGGCGCTGCTACTGAGAGAAAGACCTGAAATCCCCCCAGAGCTGAGGCGGAAAATGAGAGGGTGCCGTGCTGGAATAAGACGACGAGTCAGAAGGAGACGATACCATCCAGTTCTTCCTTCTATTGTTATGGGGAATGTAAGATCGATCTCCAACAAGATGGACGAGCTTGGGGCGCTAGTGCGGCATCAGTGGGAGTACAGAGAGAGCAGCGTCATGGTGTTTACGGAAACATGGCTTACGGAGCAAATTCCGGACACAGACATTATGCTGCGTGGCTTCGAGATGAGACGGGCTGACAGGACGAGAGTGTGCGGTAAGAGTAAAGGAGGAGGACTGATAGTGTATGTGAATAACAGATGGTGTAATCAAAATCACATCACTGTTAAAGAACAATACTGTGATAAGGACATAGAACTGTTAGCAGTAAGCATGCGTCCTGGCTATTTGCCGAGGGAGTTTACACATGTTATTGTGTCAGCTGTGTATGTTCCTCCATCAGCTGATGCAAATGTTGCATGTGAATTTATCCATAATGTTACCAGCAGACTGCATACACAGCACCCAAATGCTTTCTTCCTTATCTCTGGTGATTTTAATCACTGCACCCTGTCCTCGATTATGCCCACTTTTAAGCAGTATGTCACCTGTCATACCAGGGTCAATAAAATACTGGATTTATTATTTACTAACACCATGGATGCATATACCTCTGCTCCTCTCCCCCCGTTGGGAAGATCTGATCACAACCTGGTGCATCTCATGCCTGTGTACAAACCTTTGGTATGCAGGCAGCCAGCTGTGACCCACACAGTGAGGAAATGGTCGGAGGAGGCGGAGGAGACCTTGAGAGACTGTTTTGAGATGACCATGTGGGACGTTTTGATAAAGGATCATGGGGATGATATAAACGACCTGACACATTGTATTACTGATTATATAAATTTTTGTGTTGAAAACACTGTACCCAAACAAAATATTCGGTGTTTTTCCAATAACAAACCGTGGATTACTCCAGATATAAAAGTGCTTCTTAGGGAGAAGAAGAGGGTCTTCAAGTCAGGAAATAAAGAAGAGCTAAAAATTGTGCAGAGGGAGTTGAGGAAAAAAATCAGGGATGGCAAATGCAGATATAGGAAGAAAATGGAGGATCAGCTGCAAAATAATGACATCAGAGGGGTCTGGAAGAGCCTGAATACCATCTCTGGGTATAAAGCCATCACGCCACAATCTGAGGTGGACCATCAGTGGCTGAATGaccttaacattttttttaatagattTGATCAGGCATCTGCTCCTCCTACTGTCCAGCCACTCCCACCAAGCATATTACCATCACTGACACCTGGTCTTGAGCCTCATATCCCTGGAGCTTTTACTTCTCATTATCCAACCTCTCAGATTACAACTTCTAAACTGTCTTTTACTGTTACTGTTAACCAGGTGAGAGGAGAGCTGAAGAGACTGAAGATGAGGAAAGCAGCTGGACCAGACGGCATTAGTCCTAGGCTCCTTCGGTCTTGTGCTGATCAATTGTGTGATACTCTTCAGTACATGTTCAATTTGAGCTTGAGGCTGGGGCAGGTACCTCAGCTATGGAAGACATCATGTCTGGTTCCTGTCCCTAAGACATCGCACCCCAAGGACATGAACAGCTACAGACCGGTGGCTCTGACGTCTCatttaatgaaaacatttgaaagACTTGTCCTGGGATATCTCCGTCCCCTGGTGAATCCATCAATGGACCCACTCCAGTTCGCCTATCGGGCTGGCATTGGAGTCGATGACGCCCTCATCTACCTTTTCCACAGATCACTGTCTCACTTGGAGAAAGCTGGTAGCTCTGTGAGGATCATGTTTTATGATTTCTCCAGTGCGTTTAACACCATCCGGCCAGTACTGCTGAAGGATAAGTTAGGAGATGCTGGAGTTGATCCCCACCTCGCGGCCTGGATCTTGGATTATCTCACCAATAGACCGCAGTTCGTGAGGAGCAAGGAATGTCAGTCTGACACGGTGGTCTGCAGTACGGGGGTACCACAAGGAACGGTATTGGCACCGTTCCTTTTCACACTCTATACTGCAGACTTCACCTTTAACACCTCGGACTGTTTCCTTCAGAAGTTCTCTGATGACTCTGCCATCGTTGGCCTTATCTCCGACGGGGATGACGGTGTGTATAGAGAACTAAATCAGGACTTTGTGGTCTGGTGTAATCAAAACCACCTTGTTATAAATGCAGCTAAGACTAAGGAGTTGGTGGTGGATTTCCGAAGGAGTAAGAGTGGCCCCACAGTACCTGTGAATATTCAGGGGTTGGATATTGAGATTGTGGACTCAAACAGGTACCTTGGTTTCCAGGtaaacaataaattaaattgTTCTGACACCGTTAATGCCCTCTATAAGAGGGGCCAGAAGAGACTGTACCTGCTCAAGAGACCTTTTGGAGTTCAAAGTCCACTTCTCAAGACTTTTTATGATTCTGTTGTGGCATCAGCCATCTTTTTTGGTGTGGTATGCTGGAGTTCCAGTATTACAGTGTCTGATAGGAAGAGGCTAAATAGACTGATCAAGAAGGCAAGTTCTGTGATAGGTTGTCCACTTGAGCTAGTTGAGGTGGTGGGAGAAAGGAGGGGGAGAGCTAAACTGTTATCCATACAAAAGACCTCGTCCCACCCCCTTCATGGGTCTTTAACATCTCTGAGTAGCTCTTTTAGTGGCAGACTGATACATCCACGCTGTGTGACCGAGAGATTCAGGAGATCTTTTCTCCCTGCAGCTGTGAGACTCTATAACCAGAACTGTTGA